A genome region from Oryzias melastigma strain HK-1 linkage group LG12, ASM292280v2, whole genome shotgun sequence includes the following:
- the crata gene encoding carnitine O-acetyltransferase isoform X1, whose translation MWGICRKTAVGMAKACGLVRPQHFVKPVSVTRVSGRYRSHQQGLPTLPVPPLQQTCERYIAALEPITDVDDLRHTKKLVEEFQKTGGIGERLQRSLEKRARRAENWLSDWWVQVAYLEYRMPVVVHSSPGLVLPRRTFSDQKDQIRFAAKLIAGVLDFKTMIDNETLPVEYMGGKPLCMNQYYEVLSSCRIPGLKRDSVVNHAKSSPPPRHITVVHNFQFFELDVYNRDGSPLTVEQLHVQLERICRAAAEPSAEPVGILTTMHRDSWGKAYLNLIKDKVNKDSVSIIQRSIFTLCLDGAKPQVTEETHRSNAATQMLHGGGSLQHSGNRWFDKTLQFIVGQDGSCGANYEHAPAEGPPIVALIDHVVEFTRRAEAAESPTSSLPVPQKLLFNITPDIKEDIEEAKRSMDKLAQDLDMKVMVFEHFGKNVPKMYKMSPDAFIQMALQLAYYRMYQSCCPTYESASLRMFRRGRTDTIRSASTASASFVKAFDDPGKQNTVKRDLMEKAVQAHRSYTNIAISGQAIDRHLLGLKMQAAEEDLSVPAIFTDPAYAKALHYQLSTSQVPSKTDCVMCFGPVVPNGYGVCYNPMEDHINFAVSSFNSCKETNAGRLAEAVQDALLDMKILLEKTPKSKL comes from the exons ATGTGGGGCATTTGCAGAAAAACGGCG GTGGGGATGGCGAAAGCGTGTGGATTAGTGAGACCTCAGCACTTTGTCAAGCCGGTGTCGGTGACTCGGGTCTCCGGGAGATACCGGTCACATCAGCAGGGGTTGCCTACTCTGCCTGTGCCCCCCCTTCAGCAGACCTGTGAGCGCTACATCGCTGCCTTAGAACCCATCACAGACGTCGACGACCTGAGACACACCAAGAAGTTGGTGGAAGAGTTCCAGAAAACAGGAGGGATTGGAGAAAGACTGCAGAGAAGCCTTGAAAAGAGAGCACGCCGTGCAGAAAACTGG TTGTCCGACTGGTGGGTTCAAGTGGCTTATCTGGAGTACCGGATGCCGGTGGTGGTCCATTCCAGCCCTGGGTTGGTTTTGCCGCGGAGGACTTTCAGCGATCAGAAGGATCAAATAAG GTTTGCTGCCAAACTTATAGCAGGTGTTCTGGACTTTAAGACAATGATTGACAA TGAGACTCTGCCAGTGGAGTACATGGGGGGGAAGCCCCTGTGTATGAACCAGTACTACGAAGTTCTGTCATCCTGCCGGATCCCTGGTCTGAAGAGAGATTCTGTGGTGAACCATGCCAAGAGTTCCCCCCCGCCCAGACACATTACTGTGGTACACAACTTTCAG TTCTTTGAGCTGGACGTGTATAACAGGGATGGGAGTCCGCTGACGGTGGAGCAGCTTCACGTTCAGCTGGAGAGgatctgcagagctgcagcagaacccAGCGCCGAGCCTGTAGGCATCCTCACCACCATGCATCGGGATTCCTGGGGAAAGGCCTATCTAAACCTCATCAAAG ACAAGGTCAACAAAGACTCGGTTTCCATTATCCAGAGGAGCATCTTTACACTGTGCCTTGATGGAGCGAAGCCTCAAGTCACCGAGGAAACACACCGAAGCAATGCTGCCACTCAGATGCTCCATGGTGGAGGCAGCCTTCAGCATAGTGGAAACCGCTGGTTTGACAAGACTCTGCAG TTTATTGTTGGACAAGATGGGTCATGTGGTGCAAACTACGAGCACGCTCCAGCTGAGGGCCCGCCCATTGTGGCCTTAATCGACCATGTTGTGGAGTTCAC GAGGAGGGCAGAAGCAGCTGAATCTCCAACATCATCTTTACCTGTGCCTCAGAAATTACTCTTTAACATCACGCCAGACATCAAGGAAGACATTGAGGAGGCCAAGCGCAGTATGGACAA ACTAGCACAAGACCTGGACATGAAGGTTATGGTGTTTGAGCACTTTGGGAAAAACGTCCCCAAAATGTATAAGATGAGCCCTGATGCCTTCATTCAGATGGCCCTGCAGCTGGCCTACTACAG GATGTACCAGAGCTGCTGTCCCACATATGAAAGTGCCTCTTTGCGTATGTTCAGACGAGGCCGCACCGACACCATCCGGTCAGCCTCGACGGCCTCTGCTTCCTTTGTCAAGGCCTTTGATGACCCTGGTAAACAG AACACAGTGAAGCGTGACCTGATGGAGAAAGCTGTGCAGGCTCACAGGTCTTACACCAACATA GCAATCAGTGGCCAAGCCATAGACAGACATCTGCTGGGCCTGAAGATGCAGGCTGCTGAGGAAGATCTTAGTGTTCCTGCCATCTTCACAGACCCTGCCTACGCTAAAGCCCTACACTATCAACTGTCCACCAGCCAG GTACCCTCCAAGACCGACTGCGTCATGTGTTTTGGTCCGGTTGTACCCAATGGGTATGGTGTATGCTACAACCCTATGGAGGACCACATCAATTTTGCTGTGTCATCATTTAACAGCTGTAAGGAAACAAACGCGGGGCGTCTGGCTGAGGCAGTGCAGGACGCTCTACTGGATATGAAGATACTCCTGGAAAAGACTCCCAAATCCAAACTGTGA
- the crata gene encoding carnitine O-acetyltransferase isoform X2 — MAKACGLVRPQHFVKPVSVTRVSGRYRSHQQGLPTLPVPPLQQTCERYIAALEPITDVDDLRHTKKLVEEFQKTGGIGERLQRSLEKRARRAENWLSDWWVQVAYLEYRMPVVVHSSPGLVLPRRTFSDQKDQIRFAAKLIAGVLDFKTMIDNETLPVEYMGGKPLCMNQYYEVLSSCRIPGLKRDSVVNHAKSSPPPRHITVVHNFQFFELDVYNRDGSPLTVEQLHVQLERICRAAAEPSAEPVGILTTMHRDSWGKAYLNLIKDKVNKDSVSIIQRSIFTLCLDGAKPQVTEETHRSNAATQMLHGGGSLQHSGNRWFDKTLQFIVGQDGSCGANYEHAPAEGPPIVALIDHVVEFTRRAEAAESPTSSLPVPQKLLFNITPDIKEDIEEAKRSMDKLAQDLDMKVMVFEHFGKNVPKMYKMSPDAFIQMALQLAYYRMYQSCCPTYESASLRMFRRGRTDTIRSASTASASFVKAFDDPGKQNTVKRDLMEKAVQAHRSYTNIAISGQAIDRHLLGLKMQAAEEDLSVPAIFTDPAYAKALHYQLSTSQVPSKTDCVMCFGPVVPNGYGVCYNPMEDHINFAVSSFNSCKETNAGRLAEAVQDALLDMKILLEKTPKSKL, encoded by the exons ATGGCGAAAGCGTGTGGATTAGTGAGACCTCAGCACTTTGTCAAGCCGGTGTCGGTGACTCGGGTCTCCGGGAGATACCGGTCACATCAGCAGGGGTTGCCTACTCTGCCTGTGCCCCCCCTTCAGCAGACCTGTGAGCGCTACATCGCTGCCTTAGAACCCATCACAGACGTCGACGACCTGAGACACACCAAGAAGTTGGTGGAAGAGTTCCAGAAAACAGGAGGGATTGGAGAAAGACTGCAGAGAAGCCTTGAAAAGAGAGCACGCCGTGCAGAAAACTGG TTGTCCGACTGGTGGGTTCAAGTGGCTTATCTGGAGTACCGGATGCCGGTGGTGGTCCATTCCAGCCCTGGGTTGGTTTTGCCGCGGAGGACTTTCAGCGATCAGAAGGATCAAATAAG GTTTGCTGCCAAACTTATAGCAGGTGTTCTGGACTTTAAGACAATGATTGACAA TGAGACTCTGCCAGTGGAGTACATGGGGGGGAAGCCCCTGTGTATGAACCAGTACTACGAAGTTCTGTCATCCTGCCGGATCCCTGGTCTGAAGAGAGATTCTGTGGTGAACCATGCCAAGAGTTCCCCCCCGCCCAGACACATTACTGTGGTACACAACTTTCAG TTCTTTGAGCTGGACGTGTATAACAGGGATGGGAGTCCGCTGACGGTGGAGCAGCTTCACGTTCAGCTGGAGAGgatctgcagagctgcagcagaacccAGCGCCGAGCCTGTAGGCATCCTCACCACCATGCATCGGGATTCCTGGGGAAAGGCCTATCTAAACCTCATCAAAG ACAAGGTCAACAAAGACTCGGTTTCCATTATCCAGAGGAGCATCTTTACACTGTGCCTTGATGGAGCGAAGCCTCAAGTCACCGAGGAAACACACCGAAGCAATGCTGCCACTCAGATGCTCCATGGTGGAGGCAGCCTTCAGCATAGTGGAAACCGCTGGTTTGACAAGACTCTGCAG TTTATTGTTGGACAAGATGGGTCATGTGGTGCAAACTACGAGCACGCTCCAGCTGAGGGCCCGCCCATTGTGGCCTTAATCGACCATGTTGTGGAGTTCAC GAGGAGGGCAGAAGCAGCTGAATCTCCAACATCATCTTTACCTGTGCCTCAGAAATTACTCTTTAACATCACGCCAGACATCAAGGAAGACATTGAGGAGGCCAAGCGCAGTATGGACAA ACTAGCACAAGACCTGGACATGAAGGTTATGGTGTTTGAGCACTTTGGGAAAAACGTCCCCAAAATGTATAAGATGAGCCCTGATGCCTTCATTCAGATGGCCCTGCAGCTGGCCTACTACAG GATGTACCAGAGCTGCTGTCCCACATATGAAAGTGCCTCTTTGCGTATGTTCAGACGAGGCCGCACCGACACCATCCGGTCAGCCTCGACGGCCTCTGCTTCCTTTGTCAAGGCCTTTGATGACCCTGGTAAACAG AACACAGTGAAGCGTGACCTGATGGAGAAAGCTGTGCAGGCTCACAGGTCTTACACCAACATA GCAATCAGTGGCCAAGCCATAGACAGACATCTGCTGGGCCTGAAGATGCAGGCTGCTGAGGAAGATCTTAGTGTTCCTGCCATCTTCACAGACCCTGCCTACGCTAAAGCCCTACACTATCAACTGTCCACCAGCCAG GTACCCTCCAAGACCGACTGCGTCATGTGTTTTGGTCCGGTTGTACCCAATGGGTATGGTGTATGCTACAACCCTATGGAGGACCACATCAATTTTGCTGTGTCATCATTTAACAGCTGTAAGGAAACAAACGCGGGGCGTCTGGCTGAGGCAGTGCAGGACGCTCTACTGGATATGAAGATACTCCTGGAAAAGACTCCCAAATCCAAACTGTGA